From the Helianthus annuus cultivar XRQ/B chromosome 17, HanXRQr2.0-SUNRISE, whole genome shotgun sequence genome, the window ttagtaaaataacgttaaaattagtgaactttcacttttgccccccgagggCCCACACACATATACATTATATTTTATACAAGTATAAATCCAATATGAGAAGAAACTATATACTCGTGTTTCTAAGTACCTGTAATTTTGGGCGCAGTGCCTCTAGAGGTCCTTTGCTCTTTTGTGATCCCTAATATTAGGTGTTGCACAAAAGACAACCATAGCATGAAGCATTAAAACGATATAATAAATCAAGATTCAAGAAATTACATTAATACCTTTCCTAGTGCCCAATCTGCAGAATCAAAGAAAGCACGATCATGGTCCTGCATAGGCAAGAAAGGTGTGGTGTTGGTAACCAGAACTACAACCCCGTAAGTCTTCTctaaattgagaaaaaaaaagtaATGGAAATTGGTCATATTACCTTTGAGATTAATGGGGTTTTCCTTGGTAGTAATCCTCCATACTTTTTCTTGATCACTGCTTCCTGCACACAATTATTGAAGAGATCATACAATGAAGAAAATCGACAGATAGGTATCCGTTTCTAATGATGACAATCGACAGATAAGTAAATTAAGATATAAAAAATTGATCCGAAAAAACGAAATGCATGGAACGGAGAAATTGTACCTCCTGGGCTGGTGAGGGCATGGGATTATCCTCTGGTTTTTCTACTTGAATTTGGACTTCTTCAGAAGAAGGTTCATCGTTTACTTCAACTTTTGGATCGTTATTCACAATATTAACGTCTTTAGAACTCTCATCCATCGCAGACATTTTGTGTGCAGAAATTCACCCAACACCTGGTGGAAACACAATCGCTTAATATCAAGCGACATTATTTCAAGATATTCATGATGAAAAAGAAATGTACAAAGCAATACACCAAAGTCGTTACATTTACAGATAGAAATTTCTATACTTAATctaaaaatacattttttttctTGAAACATGATTAAAAGATAAAGTTCAAAATCCCCTTTATTCCACACTCTTTCACCTACAACCTACTTTGTTACCATTATCCcaaattaaattatatatttttacaaTCTTTTTTCTTTACAACAGATTAATATCCAATCATATCAATCAAGCTTACACTTTATTTATAAAACACAAATCcaacaacaaacacaaacactaaATCTATTACTCTCATACCCATATCCACTTTAAAACAGCAAGAATTGTACATCTAAAAGCATATAACAAATTAACAATAACAATTCACAAATTCCAGAAATTTTAATGAGCCCCCCAACTATTCTAACTTATTGATTAGCAAGATTGTAGAAAAACACACTAAAAGTGGAATCAATGCCTATGATTAAAGAGATTACACAACAATCCAACTCTGGGTTAGTAAATTCAAACTAAAAATTGTTAACCGATTTGATAAAAACTGAAACTTGATCGAATTAAAGAAAGAGGGTGATTTGTCAAGTTACCTGCGATTGGAAATCGGTGACGAATGATTTGCGTTGGGAAGAAAAAGGAGAGAATCCCGGCTGAGTGTTCTGCGTAATTCAGAGGCTGTTGTGTTCCATTTTCAAGGACCAaaattttttaaatttcaaaatcTAAATAATGACATTATTATGGAGAATAagaatattaatttattattggATGTAATCTAGAAAATTTAATGGACCGGTGAGTTTTTTTGGGGGAGGTTGCTAATTTGATTGGAGTTTGTTTGTGATAAAATGTCATACGTAAGTTAGTGGTTTTATCTTGGTAGGTATTCAAGTGATGGGTTTTCTACGGAATTGATGACGAGTCGGGTCACCAGCGTTGTCTGTGATCGCAGACGTAGGTGACCTTTTAGCTGTGGATGTACCAATGTGGTTGGGCTTTGTTAGACGTTAAATAAAAGAGAGACAAACCATAAAATTAAAATGGAGTTAATAATCTATAattcttttatatattttttttaaattacgtttttttttcttttaaaactagCTTGCCAACTTGAGTTTCTATATAAaagaaagagtaaattacaagttttttgtccttaatgtttgtaccaaattgcaggcggtgtcctttacctttaaatttgactagttttgtccttaacgtttcaaaatcttgcacgttatgtcctttaaccctaactcagtcagattttttttgttaaataagggtattcttgtcattttaccTTCTTAGGGACTGTTGAGTAAATAATTTGATATTCAAGGGACTAATTTtgtaagaaataaaaaataaattataaatattaaaaacttgaatattctctctctctctcactctctctatCACACACCACCCactaccatcaccaccacctccacccccACCACTGCCCTCCAGCCGGTGCCACACACCACTTACCAAAGGGATTGTTAGGGGCAAGGTATCTGTTGCCTAGGTTTCCACTTCCACCAATGGCATACATCTCCCAGTGGGTGTAGTCATTGTTCACCATATGGAAATTTCCATGTCTGCATCTGAAATATACAAACAAATCCAAAACACCCGATCAGCCACCTTCCACCATTGAACAAAATGGCCACGGCGGCGCCACCGCCCTCCCGGAAGCAAATCCTCTCACTTTTCGTCTCATTCCTTCGATTATCCCGTCAATTCACCGATTACAACATAAGAGAGTACACAAAGCGCCGTACAATCGACGCATTTTGCCACAAAAAAACCCTAACAAACCCTAGCTCTGTTGTCGTCGCCTTCTCCGATGGCAATTATCAGCTGCAGGTTGCCAAACGGCAAGCCCTAGTGTACCATATGTACTCGCCGGAAGTCAAAAGCATCATGGAGATTAAGTATTGATTggtgtttgtttatgttgttaaGGTTTTATAATGGTTTATACATAGAGAGTGAATACTGTGGTTTTGGATGGTTGATACAGGGGTGTGTGGCGGCGGCTGAAGGGCAGTGGTgggggtggaggtggtggtggaagGTGGTGGTAGTGGGTGGTGTGTGATAGAGAGAGTCAGAGATAGAGGGAGAGAATATTCAaggtttttaatatttataatttattttttatttcttacaAAATTAGTCCCTTGAATATTAAATTATTTACTCAACAGTCCCTAAGGAggtaaaatgacaagaatacccttatttaacaaaaaaaaatttgacTGAGTTAGGATTAAAGGACATAATgtgtaagattttgaaacgttaaggacaaaactagtcaaatttaaagataaaggacaccgcctgtaatttggtacaaacaaaaaggacaaaacttgtaatttactctaaaagaaaTGTGAAAATAATTGTTTTACCAAGTGTTTTAACAATTGTATACTTGTATCTTTGTATCTTTATAGTCACTTCAACACAATTTCACGCACATAGGCATGAGATATATGATCTTTTGTGTGTATACTTTTACTCGCTaaacctaattttttttttctttttatgtaTGCAAAGTAATACATACATGATAAAACTTTGACACACTCAGGTAGAAGTTTACTTATGATTCTTAGACTCCTTGGTGAGTTGGTGTGGAGTGGTTTGAAGGAGGGGCATGAAATGACATGTGGCAGCCACGTCAGCAGAGGGGGCAAGCCTAAAAATGCATGGGATGGAAGAGGCTTGAAAGAAgacgtttaaaaaaaataaaactaaccaATCAACAAATCTCCAACCACAAACAACGAATGAAATCGCGCCAACTCATCCCCACctctgcccccccccccccacccacccaaGGTCGGTGTGCCCGACGTGGAGGGGCCTCCACACCACTTCTAAGCCCCCATACCGTGTTGCCTTAGACAAGTATCTTATGGTTAAATGAgtaattttgtaattatattagaTAGAtgtaaataaaaagaaaatagtaTTTTCATGATTTTCCAAATGGCTTTAAATTAAAGGTTATTGGACtttatcacccctaactattGGCTATTAGCTGCTACCACCCCctaactatcactttgacgccagccacccccaacttaacacttaatgtgttctgtcaccatgtcgttaactgatcactaacttttgatcatgttactatacttttgaTGTGTCCTAAGATCCttatgacacccccaaaagtatagtaacatgatcaaaagttagtgatcagttaacgatgtTGTGACAAgtcacactaagtgttaagttggggttGACGGGGGTCAAAGTATTAATTGGGGGTGGCAGCGACCAATAGCCAATAATTagaggtgataaaatccaataacccttaaaTTAAATGTATATTAAtcttagagttaattacacaaatgagtcctgtggtttatacataatttcgcctttgggtactaacttatttttttaacaggtttaggttctgtggtttcaattttgtaacaccttttggtactaacaccaaaattagttaattaatgactaaaataccctcgcatttttttaagtttatcaatgtaacacatttgggtactaacacctaattttatttaagtttaaatcaattttacaaaatctatctattttttttcattattttattatatctcttaattaacataaactctatttattttttttattttcatatttttattaaatttcttatttaacataaaatctgcttgttacaccagtatttttttaaatagattttttaaataaaatctactagctatatagtttatgtaaattaaaattttgttttcaattttggattgaaatgattgataataataaatatctttcatgtaaaaaatttaagcctttttttaactcgtttttttgttcatttacattttactattttagaaagatatttaatttacataaaactatatagctaggtattttagataaaactatatagctaggtattttagataaaactaaaaaaatttaagcctttttttaactcgttttttttttttttttgtaaaatagctttttaatttacataaaactatatagctagtagattttactggtgcaactagtagattttatgtaaattaaatatctttctaaaatagtaaaatgtaaatgaacaaaaaacgagttaaaaatggcttaatttttttacatgaaagatatttattattattattattattattattattattattattattattattattattattattattaattatcaatcatatatatccaaaattcaaaacgagtaaggtttacattatttaaaactagtaagaaatttaatttacatacaactatatagctagtagattttatttaaaaaatacttctgtaacaagtagattttatgttaaataagaaatttaataaaaatatgaaaataaaaaaaataaatagagtttatgttaattaagagatataataaaaagatgaaaataaaaaaaataaatagagtttatgttaattaagagatataataaaaagatgaaaataaaaaaaataaatagattttgtaaaattgatttaaacttaaataaaattaggtgttagtacccaaatgtgttacattgataaacttaaaaaaaatgcaagggtattttagtcattaattaactaattttggtgttagtacccaaaggtgttacaaaattgaaaccatagaacctaaacctgttaaaaaaataagttagtacccaaagacgaaattatgtataaaccacagaacccatttatgtaattaactcttaatctTATGTGTAACTgcataaataaaatataaaatcaaTAGAAAGAAATATATGCTTTTTAATGAATTATAAAGAGGAATATTTCCTCAATTATAGAGcattataaataataaatcacTTTAtaccaaaaggtgaaaagataATGTGGTTTTTGAATCTAAATCAAACAATTACCAAAAATAGACTATTTGTTAGGATTGAATGTTGACTAAAACCATGAAAATACCCCAAGTTGAGTGGCTAAGACGTAAGACTTTCTTTATATTCTACAAAATAAAGATTTCTTtatacaaataaaaataaattgtcaaTCCAAAACCTAACATAGAATACTAACTCATGTATCTTCTTAGTATAAGTTTTCATAATCTCTTAAAGAACTCTAAAATTGTCAATCCAAAACCTAACATAGAATACTAACCCATGCATCTTCTTAGTATAAGTTTTCACAATCTCTTGAACTCTAATCAAGTTTAAAGCCAttctaaaataaataaataaataaataaataaataaataaataaaaataacacaCACACCtacaaaacaaaaagaaaattatCAAATAATGATGAAAGTCAAGCGT encodes:
- the LOC110922089 gene encoding uncharacterized protein LOC110922089 encodes the protein MSAMDESSKDVNIVNNDPKVEVNDEPSSEEVQIQVEKPEDNPMPSPAQEEAVIKKKYGGLLPRKTPLISKDHDRAFFDSADWALGKGSQKSKGPLEALRPKLQPTPHHQTRSRRSAYAPADEGEDGGSPNLAASEDQGSDVDMTTEDKSHDSEDHSHPSSELSVV